A region from the Aegilops tauschii subsp. strangulata cultivar AL8/78 chromosome 5, Aet v6.0, whole genome shotgun sequence genome encodes:
- the LOC109754622 gene encoding serine/threonine-protein kinase BLUS1 — protein MADDAGAGGEAKYPLNPECYRLLCKIGSGVSAVVYKAACLPLGSVPVAIKAIDLERSRANLEDVWREAKAMALLSHANVLRAHCSFTVGSHLWVVMPFMAAGSLHSILAHGFPDGLPEPCIAVVLKETLRALCYLHEQGRIHRDIKAGNVLVDSDGSVKLADFGVSASIYETPPPASSFSGPLTHAPQIVLSSSSYFSEMAGTPYWMAPEVIHSHVGYGIKADIWSFGITALELAHGRPPLSHLPPSKSMLMRITSRVRMEDAEISKNKKLSKAFKDMVSSCLCQEPAKRPSAEKLLRHPFFKGCRSKDHLVRNVLSVVPSIEERCKDVTGLCGCAAGGARCVSPCHGQASASIVKNRRMSGWNFGADCPRKEDADSFEELDRTETTARLFLPLDDEDTVPERTCEGAGEDGDKGVTEEQGDREENEGSFGVKGVVVPHLMTILGSLEVQKRMLAQELEGGCCYHHDGNCCGETTAREEMLLAYVRQLEQRVEMLTLEVEEEITRNAQLEELLRERAG, from the coding sequence ATGGCAGACGACGCGGGGGCCGGCGGCGAAGCCAAATACCCGCTCAACCCAGAGTGCTACCGCCTGCTCTGCAAGATCGGAAGCGGCGTCAGCGCCGTCGTGTACAAGGCCGCGTGCCTGCCGCTCGGTTCCGTGCCGGTGGCCATCAAGGCCATCGACCTCGAGCGCTCCCGCGCCAACCTGGAGGACGTGTGGCGGGAGGCCAAGGCCATGGCGCTCCTGTCGCACGCCAACGTCCTGCGCGCGCACTGCTCCTTCACGGTGGGCAGCCACCTATGGGTGGTCATGCCGTTCATGGCCGCCGGCTCGCTGCACTCCATCCTCGCCCACGGCTTCCCCGACGGCCTACCAGAGCCGTGCATCGCGGTGGTGCTCAAGGAGACGCTCCGTGCGCTCTGCTACCTTCACGAGCAGGGCCGCATCCACCGCGACATCAAGGCCGGAAACGTCCTCGTCGACTCCGACGGCTCCGTCAAGCTCGCCGACTTCGGCGTGTCCGCGTCCATATACGAGACCCCGCCGCCGGCGTCGTCCTTCTCCGGGCCCTTGACACACGCCCCTCAGATTGTCCTCAGCTCTTCTTCCTACTTCAGCGAGATGGCAGGGACGCCGTACTGGATGGCGCCGGAGGTCATCCACTCGCACGTCGGCTACGGCATCAAGGCCGACATCTGGTCGTTCGGCATCACGGCCCTGGAGCTCGCGCACGGCCGGCCGCCCCTCTCCCACCTGCCGCCGTCCAAGTCGATGCTGATGAGGATCACGAGCCGCGTCCGGATGGAGGACGCGGAGATCTCCAAGAACAAGAAGCTCTCCAAGGCGTTCAAGGACATGGTGTCCTCCTGCCTGTGCCAAGAGCCGGCCAAGCGGCCATCGGCGGAGAAGCTTCTCCGGCATCCGTTCTTCAAAGGCTGCCGCTCCAAGGACCACCTCGTCCGCAACGTCCTCAGCGTCGTGCCGAGCATCGAGGAGCGCTGCAAGGACGTCACGGGCCTCTGCGGCTGCGCCGCCGGGGGCGCGCGCTGCGTGTCGCCGTGCCACGGCCAGGCGAGCGCGAGCATCGTCAAGAACCGCCGCATGAGCGGCTGGAACTTCGGCGCGGACTGCCCGAGGAAGGAAGACGCGGACAGCTTTGAGGAGCTCGACCGGACCGAGACGACAGCACGGCTGTTCCTTCCACTCGACGACGAGGACACCGTGCCTGAGCGGACCTGCGAAGGCGCCGGAGAAGACGGAGATAAGGGAGTAACGGAAGAACAAGGTGATCGAGAAGAAAACGAGGGATCGTTTGGCGTGAAAGGGGTGGTGGTGCCGCATCTGATGACTATCTTGGGAAGCCTCGAGGTGCAGAAACGGATGCTGGCCCAAGAACTGGAAGGTGGCTGCTGCTATCACCACGACGGCAACTGCTGCGGCGAGACGACGGCCAGGGAGGAGATGCTACTCGCGTACGTACGTCAGCTCGAGCAGAGGGTGGAGATGCTGACCTTGGAGGTAGAGGAGGAAATCACCAGGAATGCCCAGCTGGAGGAGCTTCTTCGTGAGAGGGCTGGTTAA